From the genome of Malus sylvestris chromosome 13, drMalSylv7.2, whole genome shotgun sequence:
ACGAGACGAAATAAGTTAGTGCAGTAGAGTTTTGCAAAACTTTGGTTGTAAAATAGAAATTATCCTAATTATTAATTTCGAGAAATGAGTCAAAAGTACTGTGCATCCAACTGTCACCAGAAAACTTCAGTAGGCTGTCCGGCTTCATCATCCCTGCAACATTCGGGTCTCGCACCAATCAAACGACCGAGGAGACGAAACTCAGAAAGCAAGAATAGTTTACGAAGTGCAGAGCTAAAGCAAGAATCGTTGCAAATAATACACATTTCTTTATAATCTCAAATGTTTTTTATTGGACGAATATGTAGAGCTTGTAATTTCTATTTACACAGTATCAGTAACAGGGTGATTTTTACAAATGGGTTCAACGTCATCAAATCAGAAAAGCATTACAAACACTTCTTCAGTTTCTGTTAGAATGCAGAAAATGCAGTATCTGCAATGGAGTTTTCTCAGAAAATAAGACACaagagatagagagatagagagagagagattttatCACTGAATAGTTCTTTGAttgtattgaatgaataattctTACAGAACAATTACAAGTATTTATAGTCACAGTTTTTCCTTACACACTAAGTAAACAATCCTAACTGTTTTGCTTATCTCTTAATCTCTTGACACTTGTCACTATCTACAACCTTCATATTcttacatcccccctcaatcatATGCTTGGATGATCCAAGCATAAGATTGGAACAATGATGGCTAAACAAAGAAATAGACAAGCCTTTAGTCAAGATGTCGGCAAACTGCTCTTTTGAAGAAACATGTTGAACATGGAGATCACCGCGAATAACCCTCTCTCGAACAAAGTGATAATCAATATCTATATGTTTGACCCTGGAATGGAATATAGGATTAGAAGAAAGAGCAATAGCCGAAATATTATCACAATATAGCACAGGAGCAACAGTAAGAGGAACATGTAAATCACATAGCAGTTGTCGAATCCAAGCTAACTCAGCGGCATCAATGGCAAAAGCTCTGTACTCTGCCTCTGTGGATGACCGAGAGACTGTGTTGCTTCTTGGAAGCCCAAGAAATGGGACTAGAACCAAGATAAACAATGTGACCCGAGGTAGATCTCCTATCATTAGGGtcaccagcccaatcagcatcactatAAGCTTGTAAGTGCAGTTTACCAGGTTGGAAATGAAGACCATAATCCAAAGTGCCACTAAGATATCTCAAAATCCTCTTAACAGCCACAACATGAGAATCCATAGGATTATGCATAAACTGACAACACTGATTGACTGAGAAAGCAATGTCAAGCCTAGTGAAAGTTAAATACTGCAAAGCACCTACGACACTTCGATATTGATCAGGGCTATGATAAGGAGTGCCTTCATTTTTAAGTAGTCTATGAGATGGTAAACAGGGAGTGGCACAAGGTTTAGAATCCTGTAAATCAACCTTTTGAAGTAACTCCCTGACATACTTGGTTTGAGAGACAAACAAACCTGTAGATACATAGCTGACCTCCAAACCCAAAAAATAGTGCAACTGCCCCAAATCCTTCATATCAAAGGCCTGTGTTAAATCTGTAATAACTACAGTAATCAACTCAGATGAACTCCCAGTAAGgatgatatcatccacatataataAAAGCACCACAGTACCAAGAGAAGAATGTTGAACAAACAAGGAAGGATCTGCAAGTGACTGTTTAAAACCCAATCCAGGCAAATAGCTTGTAAACTTCTCATTCCAAGCTCGGGGAGTTTGTTTCAACCCATACAACAACTTGTTGAGTTTACAAACATAATGAGAAGGATGAGTAGTACTATGGAACCCTTGAGGCTGAGACATATAGACTTCCTCACGAAGATCACCATGCAAGAATGCATTTTTAACATCCAACTGCCTTAAGGACCATTTAAAGTGTGCAGCCAATGCTAAAATCAACCTCACTGTAGTAGGTTTCACAACAGGACTAAAAGTCTCAGTATAATCAATATCCTCTTCTTGACTGTAGCCCTTAGCTACTAACCGAGCCTTGTATCGGGCTATGGAACCATCTGGATGCTTCTTGAGTCTATAAACCCATTTACAGCCCATTAAATTCTTATCTGGAGGCATGGGAACCAAGGTCCAAGTATTTTGAGCATGGATAACATCTATTTCTTCTTGCATAGCAACCTTCCATTCAGAAATTTGATTGGCAGACTTGAAAGATGAAGGTTCTATAACATCAACTGAAGACTGAACAGTGGCAGAGAAAGCCTTCTTCTTACTAATCCCACTTTTGGATCTAGTTTGCATAGGATGCAAATTCACAGTAGGAATCAGATTGACAACTTGGAGATTTTCAGGTTGAAAATCTGGATCACTAGGGACAGCAGACTGTGTAGAAGATGTATGAGTAGGTAAAGGGTTAGAACAAGACTCTGGAGCTCAAGGAATAGGTGTATTGGAACACTCTGAGGCATTAGGGGTTGCAACAGATGATGGAACAACTGGGAGAGGAAATGGTGAAACAGTGATGTTTTGTGAGGTGACCAAAGGTGAAATGTGTAATGAATTTGATAGTGGTGTAATGTGTGAGAAAGATGCACCAACAGAGTGAACAAGTGAGGAATAAGGAAAAGTGTCCTCATCAAACAAGACATGTCTAGAGACAAAAAATTTCCCATAAACTGGATTAAGACATAAGTAACCCTTATATTTGCCTGCATACCCTATAAAAACACATTGAGCTATCTTAGGTTGTAACTTGGTTGAGTTATAAGGTTTGAGCAGTGGGAAACATGCACAACCAAACACTTTCAGATGAGACAGAGTAGGTAAAGTACCAAACAGACAATAGAAAGGAGATGACATTTTGAGAGTTTGACATGGCATCCTATTGATCAAATAAACAGAAATGGCACAAGCATGAAACCAATATTTGGATGGCAATGCAGCAGTTTGTAAAAGGGTAATTGCTGTCTCAAGAATGTGTCTATGCTTTCTTTCAGCTAGACCATTCTATTCTGGAGTATAGGGACAAGATTAAGATGGATGACACCTTTATCAAGTAAAAATTGTTGAAATCTATGAGTTGTATactctccaccaccatcactttgaaaAACTTTAACAGAGGCTGAAAATTGGGTGACTTAGAAGTTATAAAAGTGAACAAATACACTGCAAACTtcacttttattgattaatGGGAAAATCCAGGTAAACCTGGTACATTCATCAACAAAGCTGACATAATACTTGTAGCCTTCAACTGAGACAGTAGAAGAAGGCCCCCAAACATCACTATGAATAACCTCTAAGGGTTTTACAACTTTATTGGCAGGAAAAACAAATGGCAGTTTGGTTAACTTGTCTTCTAGACAATATGTACAAACAGAAGACACATTATCAACAGATGTAGGGATTTTAGATTGATTTAACATTGTAGAGACAACAATATTAGATGGATGCCCTAATCGTTTGTGCCACAAATTTATTTTGACATGATGTCCAAGATAGCATGCTTGCTGCTGAAATGATGCAGTGTACTTTTATGCTTGAGAAAGTAGATATTGGGGAACATGAAAAGGGATAAGATAAAGGCCATCTCTACACAGTCCTTGAAGGAGGATTGTCCCGGTGAccttgtcctgaatccaaaaacaGAATTCATCACAAATGAATCTGCATTTGTTATCTTTGCACAATCGATATATAGACAACAGATGCTGAGATAAACGAGGCACATGCAATATATTCTTCAACTCAAAAGCATAGCTAGGAGTTTTCAAGGTATGGGAGCCAATATGAGAAATTTTCAAACTTGAACCACTAGCTGTGGTTATTGTTTCATTGCTGGGAAATGGTTCTGCCATAGTGAGGTTACCAAGATCCGAGGTCATATGTGAGGTAGCTCCAGTATCAGCAACCCAAAAAGACTCCTGAGGTGCAGAAGGCTGATAAGTGATAAGTGTGTCCAAACTTCCAGCAAATCTGACACTGAACTCTGGAGGATGAAGATGTGGAGGTAGAATGCCTTTGAAAACAATCGGAAGCCATGTGGCCAATTTTGTTGCAAATTTGACATACATGAATATCATAACCATGCTCAGAACAGGTAGATATATGAGGCTTTGGTGAACCAAAAATTCCAGCACCATTATGAGGAACACCATTGAATCGGGAGTTTGAGTAAAAATTGTTTCTGCCTCTTCCTCGGCCTCGAAAATCGGAATTAGAAAAACTGCCATTGATAGTGGAAAAACCTCCAGAATAAGCAGTATGAGAAGAGCCAGAATTGTGAGGTGAAGATGGAGATAAACCACCAGAGGAACTTCCAGGAACATGATCACCAAGCATTAATGCTTTGCCTTTGCCAGTGTTGTTTTGAGCAAGCATAGCAGTGGCAAAAGTTTCAGAAACTGTATGATGTTCAATAGAAGCTTCCTCAGCCAATAACTGTGCTCTAAAATCTTTCAAGGAGATAACATTATCTCGTCCTCGAATAACAATTCTGAAAGTGTTATATTCAGCCGGTAACCCCTTGAGGGCTAAAATCaccacatcatcatcatcaaagaaCACACCAGCTGCAAACAAATGATCTCTAGCATCCTTGATGCGTTGAAGATATAGAGAAACAGAATCAGCACCTTTCTTAATGTTCTGTAACTCAGTTTTCATCTGGAAAATACTAGCCTTGGTGACAGTAGAGAACCTGTCTTTCAAATTGGTCCACATATCATACGAAGTCATACACCCAATAATGCAAGACATAGCAGTGGGAGAGAGTGTGGCAATGATGAGTTGCATGAGAGCatgatcatgcattttccagaTTTTAAAGTCATCAGTTTCAACTCCTTCAACCTCGGAATCTTGCCCAAATCAAGCAGGACATCGACGAGATCCATCAACAAAGCCAAGAATGCCATGACTTTCAAGCAACAATTGTAATTGATAATGTCAAACGAGATAGTTTGTATCATCTAATTTCACAGTAACTGATGTATGAACATTCGGAATAAGATTCGTAATTGGAGATTGCACAATTTGCAACTGAGTAGGAGTCACCATATCGGTATAACAGTTTCAACGAATTGAGGAATTTTCACGAAAACCTTTGAAAAATTAGAGTTTCAAACTTCACAATCTTGATTATGCAAAGGACGAAATCAGAATCAAGAGAAAGAGTAGATAATTGCAGAGCAGAAAGAGAAGATCTTCAGTCAGCCATTTCATCAAACATATGGCGAGCAATCAACAGACACAAACCTCAGATCGCAAATTCACACAGATAAGAACTTGCAGGATCAACTAAGAAAGAGAATTGTGTACCAATCTCCAGAGAAGATGTGCGGAAGCAGAACGGAACTCAGGACCGAGAAGACGAACCCTCAAccagctctgataccatgttagaaTGCAGAAAATGCAGTATCTGCAATGGAGTTTTCTCAGAAAATAAGACACaagagatagagagatagagagagagagattttatCACTGAATAGTTCTTTGAttgtattgaatgaataattctTACAGAACAATTACAAGTATTTATAGTCACAGCTTTTCCTTACACACTAAGTAAACAATCCTAACTGTTTTGCTTATCTCTTAATCTCTTGACATTTGTCACTATCTACAACCTTCATATTCTTACAGTTTCTACTGTTAACGGTTTTAAGGGTGTGCGGAAGGCGCCACCCACCTGAAGAAAGCCTTAAGAAGCCTTCTTCTTTTTGTACCTCTTGGCACAGACTACGTACACCAACATATTCAGGAGGCTGAGTCCGGCTAAGAGCCAGAAGAAATAATCCAGATGACCTTCGTTTAAGTTATCCGGTATCCATCCAGCCTTCCCATCCTTTGTTGAGAAGTACGTTACAATTGTTAGAATCAAGGAGCTCAGATAGTTCCCCAACGAAGTCGTCAGAAGCGACAATGCACTGCATAGACTCCGCATGGCATCTGGAGATTGGTCGTAGAAGAACTCAAGCTGCCCAATGAATGTGAATATCTCCGCAGCACCCAACAAAAAATACTGAGGTATTTGCCATAAGATACTCATCGGTACAGCcacctctttgtcaaccaatcCAAGCTCTTTTGCAAGATTCAATCGGTAAATCTCTACCACAGCAGCAGCCGACATGCATAGCACTGAAAGAAAGAGACCAATACCCATCCGTTGCAACTCTGAGAAGCCCCTTTCTTTACCCGTAAATCTCCTAGCAATTGGGACAATAAACTTGTCATACACAGGGACCCAGAAAATAACACTGATGACGTCAAAAGTTGAGAGGGAGGCTGGGGGAATGGTGAAAGAACCGATAGATGTGTCCATCATCGTGCCTTGCTCCACAAACATAGTCGACATTTGCGCATAAACAGCTGAAAAGACAATTCCAGTAGCCCAAATTGGAAACATGCggattaaaattttcaactcCTCCACCTGTGTTACAGTGCAAACCCTCCACGGATTGGAGAAGTCCCCAGTTTTGGTCTCAGTTTCTGAAATCACAGCAGCTTTATCAAGACACCTGCAGCAAAAACAAAGTTCAAATTTTTAGAAACAACTGATATTGTGATCGAGTTATTTGAGAAACATGTACGTTAAACATTCAGAACATTGCACTGTATCAATAGTTCAGAATAAGAAAATAACGTcattccattttattttgtgTAGCAATATGAAAATTCGCGGTTTAAGTTTTCCGCGAAAATGTGTGATTCtgtaaaattcaaataattattcCCAAGAACATGAACACAGTAAGAAGAAATTTACGTCAGTTCGTCGCTGTGCTCCAGCTTACGACTTCCTTTAATAGCAGAGTCTTTATCTGGTGTTTCATACAGGAGACTACTGTCTTTAGGGACGTCCAAATTCCACTTACGAAATGACGCAACCAAAACCTGGCACATTCTTGTCACAGGGCTTCCCCCCGGTTTCTGAAATCTATATAGGGGTGTGCCTGAAAAGAAACTAAAAATAGCAATGCCCATAAACAAAGTAGGTATACCAAATCCTAAACCCCACCCAGCATTGTCTTGAACCCAGACTAGTAGAGAACTCGATATTAGAGCACCAATGTTGATAG
Proteins encoded in this window:
- the LOC126595630 gene encoding protein NRT1/ PTR FAMILY 8.3-like translates to MGSLQEEERSLLEDGLIQNEGDGLYTGDGSVDIKGNRVLKQNTGNWRACPFILGTECCERLAYYGIATNLVTYLTNKLHEGNVSAARNVTTWSGTCYLTPLIGAVLADAYWGRYWTIAVFSTIYFIGMGTLTLSASVPALKPPECVDSVCPSASPAQYAVFFVGLYLIALGTGGIKPCVSPFGADQFDDTDKTERVKKGSFFNWFYFSINIGALISSSLLVWVQDNAGWGLGFGIPTLFMGIAIFSFFSGTPLYRFQKPGGSPVTRMCQVLVASFRKWNLDVPKDSSLLYETPDKDSAIKGSRKLEHSDELTCLDKAAVISETETKTGDFSNPWRVCTVTQVEELKILIRMFPIWATGIVFSAVYAQMSTMFVEQGTMMDTSIGSFTIPPASLSTFDVISVIFWVPVYDKFIVPIARRFTGKERGFSELQRMGIGLFLSVLCMSAAAVVEIYRLNLAKELGLVDKEVAVPMSILWQIPQYFLLGAAEIFTFIGQLEFFYDQSPDAMRSLCSALSLLTTSLGNYLSSLILTIVTYFSTKDGKAGWIPDNLNEGHLDYFFWLLAGLSLLNMLVYVVCAKRYKKKKAS